Proteins co-encoded in one Haladaptatus sp. ZSTT2 genomic window:
- a CDS encoding DUF456 domain-containing protein, with the protein MDTVILLAFGLLILGVVGSAVPLLPGAPTSLAGVYLYWWHSGYAEPGVLALIGLTVLGLTAMTFDYLGGAVAAKASGASWEVSALAGLVGFALLFVLGPLGIFLGVAGTVFAFEYRKHEDVDQSVRAAVYTTIGILASAVMQVLLTASMLVAFILVI; encoded by the coding sequence ATTGACACCGTCATCCTCCTCGCCTTTGGGTTGCTCATCCTCGGCGTCGTCGGGAGCGCCGTCCCCCTCCTTCCCGGCGCGCCAACCTCGCTTGCAGGCGTCTATCTCTACTGGTGGCACTCGGGCTACGCAGAACCCGGCGTGCTCGCGCTCATCGGGTTGACCGTCCTTGGCCTCACCGCGATGACCTTCGACTACCTCGGTGGAGCGGTGGCCGCCAAAGCGAGTGGTGCGTCGTGGGAAGTCTCCGCGCTCGCCGGTCTCGTTGGCTTCGCGCTCCTGTTCGTCCTCGGCCCGCTCGGGATTTTTCTGGGGGTCGCGGGAACGGTGTTCGCCTTCGAGTACCGCAAACACGAAGACGTAGACCAGAGCGTGCGGGCGGCGGTGTACACGACCATCGGCATCCTCGCCTCTGCGGTGATGCAGGTGCTGCTCACCGCGTCGATGCTCGTCGCGTTCATTCTCGTTATCTGA
- a CDS encoding glutamate--tRNA ligase — protein MDKDLREQIEEEAEKHALINAVKHESDADVGAIMGPLMGENPEFRPHGGDIPGIIGPIVAKVNSASTEEKRERLAVLAPEWLEDLDAEEEADDRVLPDLPNAEDYDEIRMRTAPNPNGPWHLGHARMPAVIGTYKELYDGWFVCRFDDTDPETKRPDMDAYDAILEDIEYLGFEPDDVMRASDRVPIYYDHARDLIEMGGAYTCSCSGEAFSELKNAGKPCPHRDKDVATTEEEFEQMVEGEFSAGEMVLRVKTDIEHKNPALRDFVAFRMVDTPHPREEAADYRCWPMLDFQSGIDDHLTGVTHIIRGIDLQDSAKRQQFVYDYFGWEYPEVIHWGHVQIDEYDVKMSTSTIKQLIADGELDGWDDPRAPTLKSVRRRGIRGEAITDAMIQLGTSTSNVDLAMSSIYANNRALVDDAANRYFLVRDGQELPVVGAPEVGHPPLHPDHEDRGKRDIPVNGAVLIEADDVPANGERVWLKGLGLFQHTRDALEYLGNDLSAVREEGVDVIHWVSADTNVPVTMRTMDGDVSGHAEPDFTATDVDDVIQFERIGFVRVDSHGDDDSVVYYTHP, from the coding sequence ATGGACAAGGATCTCCGCGAGCAAATCGAAGAGGAGGCCGAGAAACACGCGCTCATCAACGCCGTCAAACACGAGAGCGACGCCGACGTGGGTGCCATCATGGGGCCGCTCATGGGTGAGAACCCCGAGTTTCGCCCGCACGGTGGCGACATACCGGGCATCATCGGCCCAATCGTAGCGAAAGTGAACAGCGCCTCGACGGAAGAGAAACGCGAGCGCCTCGCCGTCCTCGCCCCCGAGTGGCTCGAAGACCTTGATGCAGAAGAGGAAGCCGACGACCGGGTGCTTCCCGACCTGCCGAACGCCGAGGACTACGACGAGATTCGAATGCGCACCGCGCCGAATCCGAACGGGCCGTGGCACCTCGGCCACGCTCGCATGCCCGCGGTCATCGGGACGTACAAAGAGCTGTACGACGGCTGGTTTGTCTGCCGATTCGACGACACCGACCCCGAGACGAAGCGCCCGGACATGGACGCCTACGACGCAATTTTGGAGGACATTGAATACCTCGGCTTCGAGCCGGACGACGTGATGCGCGCCTCAGACCGGGTGCCTATCTACTACGACCACGCTCGCGACCTCATCGAGATGGGCGGGGCCTACACCTGCTCGTGTTCGGGCGAGGCGTTCTCCGAGCTCAAGAACGCGGGCAAGCCGTGTCCACATCGCGACAAGGACGTAGCGACCACCGAAGAAGAGTTCGAGCAGATGGTCGAAGGCGAGTTCAGCGCCGGCGAGATGGTGCTCCGCGTGAAGACGGACATCGAACACAAGAACCCCGCGCTGCGCGACTTCGTTGCGTTCCGCATGGTTGACACACCTCACCCACGCGAGGAAGCCGCAGACTATCGCTGCTGGCCGATGCTCGACTTCCAATCCGGCATCGACGACCACCTCACGGGCGTCACGCACATCATCCGTGGCATCGACTTACAGGACTCCGCAAAGCGCCAGCAGTTCGTCTACGACTACTTCGGCTGGGAGTACCCCGAGGTCATCCACTGGGGGCACGTCCAGATTGACGAATACGACGTGAAGATGTCCACCTCAACTATCAAGCAACTCATCGCGGATGGCGAACTCGACGGCTGGGATGACCCGCGCGCGCCGACCCTGAAAAGCGTCCGCCGTCGTGGTATTCGTGGGGAAGCAATCACCGACGCGATGATTCAACTCGGCACCTCTACGAGCAACGTCGACCTCGCCATGAGTTCGATTTACGCGAACAACCGCGCGCTCGTAGACGACGCGGCGAACCGCTACTTCCTCGTCCGCGACGGACAGGAGCTCCCTGTCGTCGGCGCGCCCGAAGTCGGCCATCCGCCGCTCCACCCCGACCACGAAGACCGTGGGAAACGCGACATCCCGGTCAACGGCGCAGTTCTCATCGAAGCCGACGACGTGCCCGCGAACGGCGAGCGCGTCTGGCTCAAGGGTCTTGGCCTGTTCCAGCACACTCGCGACGCGCTCGAATATCTCGGCAACGACCTCTCTGCGGTGCGCGAAGAGGGCGTTGACGTCATCCACTGGGTCTCTGCTGATACGAACGTGCCCGTCACGATGCGGACGATGGACGGCGACGTGTCCGGCCACGCAGAACCCGACTTCACAGCAACGGACGTAGACGACGTGATTCAGTTCGAGCGCATTGGCTTCGTCCGCGTCGATTCCCACGGTGACGACGACTCGGTCGTCTACTACACGCACCCCTGA